From Myotis daubentonii chromosome 15, mMyoDau2.1, whole genome shotgun sequence, one genomic window encodes:
- the RPL13 gene encoding large ribosomal subunit protein eL13, translated as MAPSRNGMILKPHFHKDWQRRVATWFNQPARKIRRRKARQAKARRIAPRPASGPIRPIVRCPTVRYHTKVRAGRGFSLEELRVAGIHKKVARTIGISVDPRRRNKSTESLQANVQRLKEYRSKLILFPRKPSAPKKGDSSAEELKLATQLTGPVMPIRNVYKKEKARVITEEEKNFKAFASLRMARANARLFGIRAKRAKEAAEQDVEKKK; from the exons ATGGCGCCCAGCCGAAATGGCATGATCCTAAAGCCCCACTTCCACAAGGACTGGCAGCGGCGCGTTGCCACGTGGTTTAACCAGCCGGCGCGGAAGATCCGCAG GCGCAAAGCCCGGCAAGCCAAAGCGCGCCGCATCGCCCCGCGCCCTGCGTCCGGGCCCATCCGACCCATCGTGAGGTGCCCCACCGTGAGGTACCACACCAAAGTGCGAGCCGGCAGGGGCTTCAGCTTGGAAGAGTTGCGG GTGGCCGGCATCCACAAAAAGGTGGCCCGGACCATTGGGATCTCGGTGGATCCCAGGCGGCGGAACAAGTCCACGGAGTCCCTGCAGGCCAACGTGCAGCGGCTGAAGGAGTACCGCTCCAAGCTCATCCTCTTCCCCAGGAAGCCGTCGGCCCCCAAGAAGGGAGACAGTTCT GCTGAAGAACTCAAATTGGCCACCCAGCTGACCGGACCAGTCATGCCCATACGGAAT GTCTACAAGAAGGAGAAAGCCAGGGTCATCACAGAGGAGGAGAAGAACTTCAAGGCTTTTGCCAGTCTTCGCATGGCCCGTGCCAATGCCCGGCTCTTTGGCATCCGGGCAAAAAGAGCCAAAGAAGCTGCAGAACAGgatgttgaaaagaaaaaataa